Sequence from the Sporohalobacter salinus genome:
AGCTACTGTAGTTAAATCATCACGATAAAGAGTAATATCCAAAACTCCTACTTGAACTTCTTCCCCTTCAATCTCAGCTATCTTATCAGCAATTCGTTCTGCTAGAGGAACCCCTCTAGTCCTAATTCCGATAATTACTAAATCTTCTAAACCCTTATTCTTTTCTAAGATTTCATGAGAGATTCTAGTCAATACCCGTTGAATCCCTTCTTGATCCAGAATATCCTTCTTATATTTTAGCAATTGAATTCCTCCTAAAATAGAAGTTAGAAACAAAAAAGACCTTCTTTCCCCTGAGAAGAGTAAGAAGGTTAAATTCTAATCTATAATTCCCCTTACTAGCCTCACAGGGCTAATTTAAAGGAGCTTATTTACTTTTTTAGTTCATATAGAGTCTACCATAACTTAGCGATTATGTCAACACTTAATTCCTAATTAATAAAAATTATTTAGGCAAGCAACAAATAAACTTGGTTCCCGACCTTTTACTGCTTTCAACTTTAATCTTTCCGCCGTGTTCTTCTAAAATGCTTTTAATAATATGAAGACCAAAACCTCTTTTATCTCCTTTAGTAGAATAACCAGGTTGAAAAATTATATCCAATTTATCAACAGGAATTTTAGGCCCTGGGTTAGAAACAATTATTTTTCCATAATTCCCATTATCGATTAATTGTACCTTAACACTCTGTTTTTCTTTAGCTAAATCACTAACAGCATCAAAAGCATTATCAATTAAATTAAAGATTATTTTAGAAATACGATTTTGAGGTATGTTAACCTCCTTTAATGCAAAGTCAACTTCTATATTAAAATCTATTCCTCTACGCTCAGCTTCTTCTTTCTTAGTCAATAATGCCGGTACTACATCAAATTCATTCTTCTTCACTGGATAATTAGTTTCCAAATTAAAATTATCTAAATCAAAATGAAGATCTTGAATATATTCTTCAATTCTCCTTGGTTTATCCATTTGAACCATAGTATAAATTGTCTGTAATTGATTCTTAAAATCATGCCGCTGCGCTCGCAAAGTATTAATCTTATCTTCCGATGAATCAGTTTCATCATTAATCTTAAATACTTTATTTGTAATCTCAGAGTTCAAAACCACCCTAAAAAGATAGAAAAATCCAGCTAATTTATATAACTCAGCTGCTAAATAATTTAAACTAATTATACTATCAGCATTAAAACAGAAGAACTGTCCTAGTAAAAAAAAGATAAAAGCTTTTACTAAAGATAAATCCACTTTCTTATTCTGATTATAAAACCGTCTAGTATAAAGAATTATATTACTTGTTAATAATAAAATCATTAATATACGTAATCTAAAAACTAATTGAACTAAATTACTATCTGCTCTAAATTTAAATATTGCAACTAAAAAACTTACAGTCAAAACTCCAATTGTAATTAATAGATAATAATAATATTCATCCTTGTCCTCTTTTGATTTAACAAACCAATTAAGAAATACAACAGCCGTAATTACTAAAGTAGTCCCCAAAGTTAATATTTCACTATAGTTATGCATCAAATCAGGATTATTAAATACTAATATAATATAACCTAAATTCATAGTCCCTACTATCAAAGCACAAAATGTAATATATAAATTTTCTAACCCATTAGTCTTTTGATAAGTATAAATCAAAATAAAAAATAATCCCCAACTAATAAAGGTAACCACTAATTCAAAAATGAAATTTAATATACAAACAATATTTGTAGAATGTTGAATGAAGCTACAAACTGAAAAAAAAGTAACTAACTTAGTAATCAGAAAAATAATAAATATCTGTACTAAAAAGGTAAATAAACCATATTCTTTTTGTGTTTTATTTAACAAGCCTTTCACTTCATTCTCTACAGTTTGCACTGGTTTACCCTCCCCAAAAACTATTATATTAAATCTAAGAGGATAAAAATCATAAATGTCCATTGTGTTATTATATACATATTGAATATTTTTGTCAAATTAATTAGAAAAATAAGGTATTATTATCTTTTGTAGTTTTTATCAAAAAATATTATCAGCCTTAAAAATTACATTCTAAAGATTAAACGCCATATATTAAAATTAAATATCTTATACTATTTATTAATAAAAATATAAGATTTGTCGATACTAATATAAAAAGGAGTGATTAATTAAATGCCTACAGATACTATAGTTTTAGAAGTAGATCCGGAACTCTGTATTAGTTGCGGTTTATGTATCGAGGAATGTCCTGCTGTCTTTGATTGGGGAGATAATGATAAAGCAGTAACTACAGTAGATGAAGTCCCAGAAAAGGTTCAAGGAGATGCTATTGCTGCTCAAGAAGGATGTCCTACTGATGCTATTAAAGATGCATAATTTAACTTAAAACAAAAAGGAGTCTGATAATCAGACTCCTTTTTGTTTCTATAATTTTTAAACTAAAAATACAATAGCTATATCTGAATTATAACAGATTATTATTGCTTAATTATTAAATAATAATTAAGTATATATAAATTATCCAT
This genomic interval carries:
- a CDS encoding ferredoxin, with translation MPTDTIVLEVDPELCISCGLCIEECPAVFDWGDNDKAVTTVDEVPEKVQGDAIAAQEGCPTDAIKDA
- a CDS encoding ATP-binding protein, which encodes MQTVENEVKGLLNKTQKEYGLFTFLVQIFIIFLITKLVTFFSVCSFIQHSTNIVCILNFIFELVVTFISWGLFFILIYTYQKTNGLENLYITFCALIVGTMNLGYIILVFNNPDLMHNYSEILTLGTTLVITAVVFLNWFVKSKEDKDEYYYYLLITIGVLTVSFLVAIFKFRADSNLVQLVFRLRILMILLLTSNIILYTRRFYNQNKKVDLSLVKAFIFFLLGQFFCFNADSIISLNYLAAELYKLAGFFYLFRVVLNSEITNKVFKINDETDSSEDKINTLRAQRHDFKNQLQTIYTMVQMDKPRRIEEYIQDLHFDLDNFNLETNYPVKKNEFDVVPALLTKKEEAERRGIDFNIEVDFALKEVNIPQNRISKIIFNLIDNAFDAVSDLAKEKQSVKVQLIDNGNYGKIIVSNPGPKIPVDKLDIIFQPGYSTKGDKRGFGLHIIKSILEEHGGKIKVESSKRSGTKFICCLPK